One window of the Diospyros lotus cultivar Yz01 chromosome 12, ASM1463336v1, whole genome shotgun sequence genome contains the following:
- the LOC127787153 gene encoding MOB kinase activator-like 1A isoform X3 encodes MTAGPKYEYRWADGVQIKKPIEVSAPKYVEYLMDWIESQLDEESIFPQRLGAPFPPNFREVVKTIFKRLFRVYAHIYHSHFQKIVSLKEEAHLNTCFKHFILFTFEFGLIEKKELAPLQELIDSIIVPY; translated from the exons ATATGAGTATAGATGGGCTGACGGCGTACAAATTAAGAAACCAATTGAGGTTTCTGCTCCGAAATATGTTGAGTACCTGATGGACTGGATTGAGTCTCAGTTGGACGAAGAATCTATCTTTCCTCAGAGGCTGG GTGCTCCTTTTCCTCCCAACTTCAGGGAAGTTGTAAAGACCATATTCAAACGCCTGTTTCGGGTCTATGCTCATATCTACCATTCTCACTTCCAGAAGATTGTGAGCCTGAAAGAGGAAGCCCATCTAAACACATGTTTTAAGCATTTTATACTCTTCACCTTT GAATTTGGGCTGATTGAGAAGAAGGAGCTGGCTCCACTTCAGGAGCTTATTGACTCGATCATTGTCCCGTACTGA
- the LOC127787011 gene encoding replication protein A 32 kDa subunit A-like, with amino-acid sequence MFSSQFDTTSTFNGGRFTSSQSTQATDSGSSAAKNRETSGLVPVTVKHISEATNSGDDKSNFVIGGVDVTNVTVVGMVYDKAVRNTDVAFSLDDGTGRINCNRWVNEAFDNKEMEEIQDGMYVRVNGCLKSFKGTTALVAFSVRPVTNFDEISFHFIECIHFHLQNSSTRLQGDATTQPQSVALNTTTHDGSTGYQTGLTNHLSGQFTVEGLKGIDQMVLDYLQQPLNYERERGIHRDEISQKLKVPVEKIMESIRTLEEEGLIYSTIDEFHFKSTTSG; translated from the exons ATGTTCTCTAGCCAGTTCGATACCACCTCCACCTTCAACGGCGGCCGATTTACGTCTTCCCAGTCGACTCAGGCCACGGATTCCGGCTCTTCCGCTGCCAAG AATCGTGAAACGAGTGGGCTAGTTCCGGTTACTGTGAAGCACATAAGCGAAGCCACTAATTCTGGCGACGATAAATCCAATTTCGTTATTGGTGGTGTTGACGTCACTAAC GTTACAGTGGTTGGTATGGTGTATGATAAGGCTGTAAGGAATACTGATGTTGCTTTCTCTCTTGACGATGGAACCGGACGAATTAATTGTAACAGATG GGTCAATGAAGCCTTTGATAACAAGGAAATGGAAGAGATACA AGATGGAATGTATGTTCGTGTCAATGGATGCTTAAAAAGCTTTAAAGGCACAACGGCATTAGTTGCTTTTTCTGTCAG GCCAGTGACAAATTTTGATGAGATTTCCTTCCACTTTATCGAGTGCATACATTTCCATTTGCAAAACTCCAGTACAAGG CTCCAAGGTGATGCCACAACTCAACCTCAGTCTGTAGCTTTAAACACCACTACACATGATGGATCAACTGGATATCAGACAGGCCTGACAAATCAT CTCTCTGGACAATTTACTGTAGAGGGACTCAAGGGAATTGATCAAATGGTGCTTGATTACCTGCAGCAACCATTGAACTA TGAACGGGAAAGGGGCATACATAGGGATGAAATCTCTCAGAAGCTAAAAGTTCCGGTTGAGAAGATAAT GGAATCCATCCGAACTCTTGAAGAGGAAGGCTTGATATACTCCACTATTGATGAATTTCACTTCAAATCAACTACAAGTGGTTGA
- the LOC127786825 gene encoding uncharacterized protein LOC127786825, whose translation MMRTIGGNEDGERKRKERDNEEGPNQQKERTKRSDTVGPQFHHYTRLNQPRSTILAAVEGSGLLQLPKKPDRPMGRNQEEYCRYHRIRGHSTDQCRELKNQIEALIREGHLQRYVRTEGRNDRDWQRMEERPEGQDRRNLRQNEDRIIPPPNNEPTHQAIHVISGGETLAGDTSSSRKAYARQAYQVNSVMETREDEEPITFTPADRGDIILPHDDPMVISAIVAKHPVSRILVDSGSSVNLIYWNCFEQMCMSPDRLKRVSSPLYSFTGEAVPVAGSVQLPVTLGVDPQTVTRQANFMVVKAPSAAYNMILGRPLLNDMRAVVSSCYLLMKFPTLSGVGQVRGDQRKARSCYVSSTKGKRTEETLSIAEKAIHKSLEEEIARKPQPVEELEAVHLSDADPEKLAYVGTQLPKSVKEEIVECLRKNLDVFAWTLKDMPGIKPDVICHHLNVDPQFKPI comes from the coding sequence ATGATGAGAACGATAGGGGGAAACGAAGatggagaaaggaaaagaaaagagcgAGATAATGAAGAAGGACCGAATCAACAAAAAGAACGAACCAAGAGGTCAGATACGGTTGGACCACAATTCCATCATTACACTAGGCTCAATCAACCCCGGTCAACTATACTGGCAGCAGTAGAGGGGTCGGGCCTTCTCCAGCTTCCGAAAAAGCCAGACCGTCCCATGgggagaaatcaagaagaataCTGCAGATACCACCGGATTCGAGGGCACTCCACTGACCAGTGTAGGGAGTTAAAAAACCAGATCGAAGCGCTCATTCGGGAAGGGCACTTGCAAAGGTATGTAAGGACTGAAGGAAGAAACGACCGAGATTGGCAGAGAATGGAGGAAAGACCTGAGGGTCAAGATAGACGAAATTTGCGACAGAATGAAGACAGAATTATACCCCCCCCCAACAATGAGCCGACACATCAAGCCATTCATGTCATCTCTGGGGGCGAGACTCTAGCTGGGgatacttcttcttctcgaaaGGCCTACGCTCGTCAAGCCTATCAGGTCAATTCAGTGATGGAGACAAGAGAAGACGAGGAGCCCATCACATTCACCCCTGCTGATAGGGGAGATATAATACTCCCGCATGACGACCCAATGGTAATTTCCGCAATTGTCGCCAAACACCCTGTCAGTAGAATCTTGGTGGATAGCGGCAGCTCTGTTAATCTGATCTATTGGAATTGTTTCGAGCAAATGTGTATGTCCCCTGACCGATTGAAAAGAGTGTCATCTCCCTTGTATAGCTTCACTGGGGAAGCTGTCCCAGTGGCGGGATCTGTTCAATTGCCAGTCACGTTAGGTGTCGACCCTCAAACTGTGACCCGACAGGCAAATTTTATGGTGGTCAAAGCCCCTTCAGCAGCATATAACATGATTTTAGGACGACCGCTCCTCAACGATATGAGAGCTGTAGTGTCCTCTTGCTACCTATTAATGAAGTTCCCCACGCTCTCAGGAGTGGGGCAAGTTCGGGGAGATCAAAGGAAGGCGAGGTCCTGTTATGTGTCatctacaaaaggaaaaaggacaGAAGAAACTTTGTCTATTGCTGAGAAAGCTATACACAAATCCTTGGAAGAAGAGATTGCTCGCAAGCCCCAACCAGTGGAAGAGTTAGAAGCAGTACACTTAAGCGATGCAGACCCCGAGAAGTTGGCGTATGTTGGCACACAGCTTCCGAAATCGGTAAAAGAAGAAATCGTGGAGTGCCTAAGAAAGAACTTGGATGTCTTTGCCTGGACACTAAAGGACATGCCAGGGATCAAGCCAGACGTGATATGTCACCATCTGAATGTGGACCCTCAGTTCAAGCCTATCTGA